The following are from one region of the Harpia harpyja isolate bHarHar1 chromosome 4, bHarHar1 primary haplotype, whole genome shotgun sequence genome:
- the LOC128141186 gene encoding feather keratin Cos1-1/Cos1-3/Cos2-1-like produces MIKASPAPHSLIHFSCLHLLGSQVHLQPQVMSCCDQCQPCRPCGPTPLANSCNEPCVRQCQNSTVVIQPSPVVVTLPGPILSSFPQNTVVGSSTSAAVGSILSCDGVPINSGCCDLSCITSRYCGRRCPPC; encoded by the exons ATGATaaaagccagcccagctcctcactctctcatccacttctcttgcctCCATCTCCTTGGGAGTCAG gtacACCTCCAGCCCCAAGTCATGTCCTGCTGTGAtcagtgccagccctgccggccctgcggcccgaccccgctggccaacagctgcaatgagccctgtgtcaggcagtgccagaactccactgtcgtcatccagccctcccccgtggtggtgaccctgcctggccccatcctcagctccttcccgcagaacactgttgtgggctcctccacctctgctgctgttggcagcatcctcagctgtgaCGGAGTGCCAATCAACTCtgggtgctgtgacctctcctgcatcaccagccgctactgtggcagaaggtgccccCCCTGCTAA